The genomic region CTTCTGGTAACAACTTCGTTTTGTTACATTGGCTTCTTAGCATCCTATAACATGTGGGCAAatttatagaattttttttaaagcaCCGTGTGTAATAATTAATATGTTGTCTTGTTAGCTGATGCATAGTTTACTCCTGTAGGGCAGCACGTAACCAAGAAAGAAACGATGGAGTAGTGGCAATATATCTTGACCAGTATATTGAGTATCAATATATCCTGGGCAGTGCACAATCTCTTTGGGACAAAACCTGATTAAAACACTCACCACACATgcaactttaaaaaaaaatcattatgaGAAATGAAAAACTGATCATGCAAGCTGACTAATATAGATTCATACATAGGGAAACTATTTGCAACCGGACTTCCACCCGGATAATACAAGCTAAGTAGTTAGACATTAAAGTCTGGAATTAGCAATATATAACAACAACAACTAACTTCAAAATATATGGACCTTGTTAATGGTTCCCACTTACATTCTTCAACAAGTCATCATGCAAGTTAACTATAACAGGTGCATACATAGTTAGACCATTTGCAACCCAGGTGGGTGCATATCCAATGTCGACCACCGGGATAATACAAGTAGAGTAAAAATACTAAAGTCTGGAATTAGCAATATTTAATAGCAACaagtaatttcaaaatatttgggCCCTGTAAATGGTTCCCAATTTCATTCATATATAAGCATGTAAATAGAGTAGTAATTAGGGGAGGAACGGGAGACTACGCCACACTGTCTCCGCCTTGAGGTCCACAAGAGCCTTAAGCTCACTGTAGTCAGATGCGACAATCCTAATTGCTGTTTTCATCCTCAATGTGGCCTCATCACCCtgcgaaatatatatatatagttaagtGGTAATATCACCAAGGCCAACTTAATTTCCATAAACCTATAACGATGACGGTGTTCTTACCAGGTTGCCTAGGATAGCTGGGGAGAATCGGCCATTGTGAGACATCCACCAGATGCACCATATTCCAGATTCATCTCTATCCAATGAAAATTGTCACAGCCATAAACGAGTGAGATAAAAGGCATACAGTCTGCcacaatatttaaaattatgtttCCAACAGTTTGGTTTGTGGGGTGTGGTTTTGGATTGTATCAAGTATGAAAAAGTGTGTACAAACTAATTATGTGAGAGAAAAATTGCAGAGACATCATAGAATGACTTACGCGCCTAGCCTGCTAGGAATGCTCATGGGGTATTCCATGCGTCCCCAGGAGTTTGGATATGGCGAAACGTGTTTAAAGTTGGGCAGATTCGGCTCAAGTTTGAAAATGTTCCCGATGACAGCCATCTGCAATTCTTATCACCATGGAAAGCATATAAAATTCAGAAGAAAGAGTTGCACGATAATTAAATATACTGTGTACAAAATGCTATGTGGGTTATGTACTATAAGGCGCATGTTGCGCTCACGCCTGGGAACGGACTCCATGCTTATGCAAACATCAAGAGCATAAACAGAAGGTCTCTTCACATCCAACAATAGCATGTACCAAGTCTCAGGTGGCTCGCAAATGGGTACAAAGACATGTTCAAGCGAGCAGCAAAATACAACATCAGTTAAAATATATCCATATTGTGTGTGAATGCCGGATTTCTAACGAGTTAATGATAAACTTGGAGCAATTATGGAGAGACGATAACTTGAATATTTCTTACATGCTCAAGTTCTTGAGTTGGTGGCATCCAGCATCTCGCATAGCTCTCTATTACATGTTCCATCGGAGTTTGGAATAAGAGCTCGACGGCAAATGTTAACGGGAAGAACCAGCAATGGGGCACAGGGTTTGCCTTGGCCTGAAGCGAGGAAAGCATTGCAACAGTGTTGACGACCTACATATTTCAAGTGTCTTAGCTTTGAACTGTGAAGTTTTTCACTCAAATACTGTTGTTATTTAGGGGAGAGTATTAAGTCAAGTTCAAAAGGTATTACATCAAAGTGGGGCATGCATTCGAGCCTAAGGGATAAGAACTTTCCGCGAGGCAGGGTTAGCTCGTAATGCTTAAATAAGTTCTCTGTTTCCCTGGAAGGACAACAAACATGAACATGGATTTTGTTTGAATCCTGGAGATATATGATCAAACCTGAAACAACTGTTGAGTGTGTTCTAGTTTTGTAGATTGtaatctcatttcttcatttttggAAAATATATACGTCCCAAGGCGGCACTCATCCCTAGTCAGTCTCATATCGGCAGTGGGCCTGAACCACATGGCAAAATTTTGCGTTGGAAACATTTGAAGTGATTAGCATTGAAACTACACAGTGTATCTGCATAATAAAGAGTTTGAACCCAACAGTGAAATGCAATCATCCACAGGGTTAAGCACAGGGGTAATGTTACGTGACTTGCCTTAGGGATGTGGTAAACCGGGTTTTCCATGTTCGGCGCCGGAATGCATCCCCAACCCCCCCTTCCAGCATGCCAAAACAGAGGTTGTCTCTGCGGCACCGTGTTGGATTGGGTCTTGGGAGGAGAGCCCATGGATGCATTGTCAAGGACGGTTGCAGCCACCTCCGCGCTCGACAACCGCGGCATCTTCGAACGCCTCGGACCTAGCTCGGAAGAGGCATAGAGATCACAGAGCCGAGTTGTACTCTCGAAATCCCCTCCAACCTTTGttctctgaaaaaaaaaaaacaagataaGCTAGTGTTCTGTTAGCAACCAGCGCCGAATAGGAAAAATTTTTCATTCGATTATGTACATTCAAGGCATCATTGACGGGTGAACACCAACTCGAGAGGTTCCGATTGGAAAGGCTTCCTGGGTTGGGGTATTGCAAGGGGGCTGATTTAGGCCAAATAACATTTGGCCCACGGTACCAAAAAAAAATCATGGTTCAcacaaattaataaaaaattgtgTTTTTTGCATTCGACTATTTACTAAAGGCCTATCAGATACTTATCACTCTTATTTGTGTTTGTAAGCGTGTTTTTAAATTCACATGTCATCAGCATCTATTTTTTTCGAGACATGGTATCAACATTTAATAGTTATTAGCAGACtacgaaaaaataaataataaatagtaaTGGTAAATATTTTCTAACATAAGAAAATAATGATAATCTCATAACACcgttaataataattattttgtcTAATTAAAGATTAACACTAAGTGGATATTGattcataattatatatatataaataattgtcTTACTCATGAGATTTAACTAATTAAGTTTCGAACGTTCTACCAATGTGATTTATTTTATGGTAATTTACGTCTATTTGTTTTTTTGGGTTATaatttatgtatatgtatatatacaaaCAATAAAATCGGCCATAGTTTTATCTTTCCCAAAGAAAAGCCCAGATATATTTAGAGGCATCACATTAAAAATATAGTACATGGGTATTTCCCAAGTGGGCCAACGCACCTCTAGCCCAAGGGTTTTGATTTAATCAGAGCCATCAAGTAGGGGTGTTTGGTTTGCGATTTGGTTCAATTTTTTGgtaaaaagtcatccgatccaatGTTATCTTAATtatgcggttcggtttggttccgTTTTTCATTAAAACCATCCGAACCAGACCAAACTAATTAATATGGTTTGGTTTGattcggttttttcggtttttcaaTTAATTTCAGAAAAAAAGAGTCTAAAAATTGCATGAACAGTTAGAGTCATGACTCTGTACACTTCCGTTCAACACATTCCTAATTTCATGTATTGAATGGAATTGGAATTCTGTACACAATGAACATAGTAacacataaaaatataatatttctgAATGTAGCACTTATGATTTATGAGTAGTTACTATTCATATATATCATAGTCTTCCAAGTTGCAGTGTTTTCCATCATCTAAGTTATAAGAGCAAAATACATTTTAGGAGGAAAAATACATTCAACAAATATATTCAACAAATCCATTCAATAAATATATTCAATAATCAATAAGCCAATAACTATTTCACAGTCATAGCATTGCAGattaaataataatcaaatatattgaacaataatcaaataaaatagattaaacaGAAGcacaacaaattaaaattattaacaaTTTTGTAGCAAAAATGGCAGGAACAGATGGAACAATAATCAACCTGAACTGAATCAAGAGGAATCAAGAAATACAACCAAACTAATTCCAAAAATTCTGCAAAAATGGTGCACCAATTCCAAACTGAATCAAGAAATAGAACTATACAAAATCAGTAATACAACCAAATTAATTCCAAAAATTTTCATTTTGTGCACCAATTCCACAGATTCTTCCTCTTTCACCTTTTCCTTTCCTGCATTAACATTGAATAAACAAAAAGTTctgaatcaaccctaaaccagAATTACCTTAAATCAAACAGAACAAAAGGTTCAGAATTAAGAAacaaaatcagaatcaacaaCTCAACCATAGAATCAAGAAAAAGCCTTGTTCATTATAAATTAGAATCAATTAGAAGATTAAActagaacaaaaaaaaatcaacctGAGACTTAAGCTCTATTACAGAGGACAACGGAGGTACAGGATGGTGAGACGGCGGCAGCGATGAACAAAAAACCAGAAATGGAAGGACAACACTACTTCAATGACGGAGAAGAAGAGACTGGACAGACAACACGGCTTCAACGATGAACGAGAGACGGGCGACGAACGGTGGGGGCTTCAGCTGCGTCTGGTGCGTGCTGTTGCGGTTTGTCGAGGACGACGACGTTTGCTGGTTCGTGGAGGAGATGACTGCTAGAGACATGGTGGGTGGAGCCGTCGAGgatgagggagagggagagaaaaGGGCCGCGCTGCAGTGATGGTGTTGTTCGGCGGCGTGGATGGTGGAGATGAAAGAGGAGGTTCGGTGCTGAGATTCAACGCTAGATAGGCTCAGAGAGGGCTTGAGGGAGTTAGGGTTCCTGGTAGGGGTGGCTGCGGCTAGTTTAGGGGAATTGTGAAGGGAGGCTGcttttatattagggtttttttATAAAACTGATTCAGTTCAGTTTGGTTAGGATTTTCTCTATCAAAATCGAAAACCGAACTGAATCGCAAAAACtgcaaaaattcaaatttttcggTTTATTTGGTTTTTGGTTTGTTCGGTTATCGATTTTTTTGGTTCGGTTGATCAGTTTTGTTCGAATTGGATcagttttgaacacccctaccaTCAAGGGAATGGTCATCAAAATTAGGCCAAGTCAAAATTCAAATCATGGACATAAAAGGAAAAAGGGTGTGGGGATATATGTTACACTGCGGACTATTAAATTAGAAAGGGGCCTTGCTTTGATAAACAATGGGTTTGCCTTCCATCTTTTAAATCACTAAAGTCCCATAATACCAACTGCACTttgaaaaaattcataaaaaatttcaagttgatgTGTGCGTTGGGTTTTTTTTTGTTTGCCTTCTTTTGGGTAGTCAAGCATGTGCGGCGGTTACAATGGGGTAACTTGCCTTTAAAGGATTTTTCATTGGATTTGAGGTTTACACCCCCGGGGCACAATAGAATCGTAGTACTCATGGGCGCAGGTTTGATACGTCACCACACAAAGCTGCGTATACCAGGGCAGGGGATCATGTTTCAATTGCCGATGAGCTTGTTATCCGTGATCAACTCTATAATCTCAAAATTTTCTTATCTAGGAATAGAGATAAATATATTTATGCTTAGAAAAACATTATTCGAAAAGTTCACCTGTACAGTAGCATTGCATGGTGTTAGTGGATCATCCTTGGACTCGTTCCACATTTTCGGACCCCACGCGACCAGTAAAGGCTTGTTGGTGCTTCGGTCGGGATTAGTGTTGCACTGGTGGAGATAATGGGT from Arachis ipaensis cultivar K30076 chromosome B02, Araip1.1, whole genome shotgun sequence harbors:
- the LOC107624883 gene encoding uncharacterized protein LOC107624883, with the protein product MPHFDVVNTVAMLSSLQAKANPVPHCWFFPLTFAVELLFQTPMEHVIESYARCWMPPTQELEHMAVIGNIFKLEPNLPNFKHVSPYPNSWGRMEYPMSIPSRLGADESGIWCIWWMSHNGRFSPAILGNLGDEATLRMKTAIRIVASDYSELKALVDLKAETVWRSLPFLP